The window tggccatatctttgccaattttcatctgattcttgatcggaataccttaatcgatttgtggatcgattcttcgttaatctgcatcaaaacctagcagcaaaatatttttgagattttttcttaaatttcctggtgggtccccttcaaaattatgAAATGCAGTACCGGGTGATATGATCAACCGATCATATCGATCATCGAGTTCTTAAGCTTGATATCTGAATCTAAATATATGTAcgaaaaatatcaatttttatagaaTAATAAAACACATGAGTCAAAAGCCAGGAAACCTTCAACCGTTCCGGTTCAAAGTAACCACATTGTTCATAGTTAGAAAgacgaaaataaaaagttgaTGTCAATTACTGATATGCAGAGAAGCAATATTACTTTACGATGGCAGCTTTTCGTATAACTTTGACGAAATCAGATCTGACAACAGCATTATCACCTCAGGGACCCATAAACCAATGAAGGTTAAAGCAAAGTATGATTTCTAATTGTAAACACCTCGAGCTATATAAGACAGCAGATTTCTGGAATGGATCATAACAGTGTCTACATTAGCTGGAAGAACATAACAAGACCAAAATGCAGAGGATTGGAGTAGCTTTGGCCCTTCTGGCTTGTGGACTAGTGCTAGTGGAAGCCCAGGAATGTCTGGTTTGTCAAACGGATAACGAAGTTTACTGCTACAATCAGACATCCTATCAGTTTTGCAGTGGTAAGTCATGAAAGGATATTGCTATTAAAGGAGAGTTTTAAAAGGAAAATTCCCAAAAAGGATCCTCACTTTTGGGAACCATACAAAACTGCCCGACCGGACAAGTGTGCTCTAATTCCGACGACGTGTGTGTGGATTCTACGGCCATCAGTGATACAGTCCTGGATGTTTGTGGTTCATCTGGTGGTAATGGGGCCGAATGTGGTGATTGTTCGGGAGGATCAAAATACGTTTGTGTCAGCCAGACCCAGTTTGCCCGATGCATCAGTTCAGCGGTCTCCACTGTATTTGACTGTGCCACCGATGAGATCTGTTCCTACAGTCAATACCAAAGCGGAAACCCCATTTGTGTGCCCTCCTGTGCCGCTGATTATGTATGTACTTAGGAGGTTAAGACCTTAAACTACTCTTAAATATTGTTCTTTATAGTTGAAGCTCGATCCTACGTGCAGCAATACCGAGTATACGACTACTACCACCACGGCAGCACCTGCGACGACACCTAGCACTACAGAACTGGCAGAGGCATGTGCTAATGCCGTGCCCAGCTCCAATCCGAGCTACTTTTACACCAGGAACTATGCCGACTCAAACTGTCATTCTTATATATACTGCCAGAGAAGTGGCACTGATTCCTGGGTGACAGTCTTCTTAACTTGTAAATCCAACCTCTACTTCGACTCCACCACCAACACATGTGTTACCAACTGGCCTGCCAGTTGCTCCGCTACGACAACTTCATCATCATCTAGTTCAACAGAAGAATCTACGTCCTCTTCAACGGAATCTTCTTCATCCAGTGATAGCTCTTCATCTTCGTCATCTTCCACGGAAAGTTCTTCCACTTCCTCAACGGATAGTTCTAGTTCTTCTAGTGATTCCTCTTCATCCAGTTCATCATCTTCCACGGAAAGTTCTTCAACTGCCTCTACTGATGCGTCTTCTTCAACGGATGATTCTAGTTCTTCGAGTGATTCCTCTTCATCCAGCTCGTCATCTTCTACGGAAAGTTCTTCAACTGACTCCACTGCATAATCAGTTTCTTCTAAATACGATCCGATTCttcttaataatataaatagaaAATCCTCAGAAAAATCAATCTAAGTATATCACTTTCTATAAAacctattattattatttctaataCTATTGAAATGTATTATATTTGTTAgtaaaatattatcaaaaatatatatatcttacCATTGAAGTTATTAGTAACAGTATTTTTATCTTCCAACcacaatatacatatgtgATTGCAGCAGAATATATCGAATTTTGGGAATTGTATATATCACTAACAAGAACTTTTAAAAACAGAATattataagaaataataagcCAAAAAATCGGAATGGCCTTCCCacaataattgtttatagacACTGAGTAATTTACCCAAAATATGGCGCTTTCTAAAGGCTTTCGCTTTTtccaattttatattttaaactagatatttttataaatagtataccattttaataattataatttattcgTAATTAATTATTACCAAGAACAAAAACTTAGGCAGTATGAATCAACAGCTTTGGAGCTCAGTTGTCGGGTATGTAGATGGACATTAAATGTTTCGCCTTTGAGAAAAGCCTCGAAATATATAGCAATATTTGCCGTGAAATACCATAGGATTATTAGCCATAACCCGATAAACGGAGAAATGAATACGATCGAATGTGTTTGTAACAGCTCGCGTCATAAGTATATGTACAAATCGGCTTACGCTAAAAGTAAaagcattttcaaaataatcaaatattcATGTTGGGGACAACTGATGATACTAGAGACCTTGATATTGTGTGTGCATATGGTGTGCTAGGCTgtggtttctgtttctgtgtcGTCGAAAATTAATGGGTTAAGTTCTGTACATTGATGGCCGTAAACACTTGGACATAAACACACAGATGCACACACACGTCAGCGCTTCTAAATATACACACGGATATACAAACATATGCCCACTCGAATCTCGAATATGATATTCCTCCGACTCGCATGCCGCCGGCTGGCTTCTGGCTAGCTGGCTGGCTGTTTGATTTATCTAGCGCAGCCAGTTCGAAGGCAGGGGAAAACAATATTCGAAATCCCAATAGTACACACAGTTCTGCTTTACAATCTACGATAATTTACAAATAAAAGTTTTCGCTTAATTATCTTTATATTGCGCCAAGACAAAGCATATTCTCCTTCACCTCCGGGCACTGTTGGCAGCGATTGTCGCGGCAATTAAACATTAAATCAAATGAACAGCAGATGATGCTGCTGAAGAGACAGGGGCGGCCACGGTGACCACTGGCCAGGGAGGGGACCAGCAACAGCCAAGAGAGAGGGCGGAAAACGATGCGAATCCGGCGGCCAGACTAGTTGGCTTCTTCTAAATGCGCAAATGGAAATTATGGCCATTGACGACGCACGATCTGCCCGGCACACTGTACGTGGGCAGCGGCGAGTGCACAAACTGCAAGAATAAACACAAAACGATATAgcttttaaaaatgaaaaatcggAATATGATGGATCGTCGAACCTTTGGCACCTTCTGGGTGGTGGCCATGTAGCCGACACAAAATGACTGCGTCGTGTGGCTCCACATCACCTCCCCGCTGCTCTGGCTCGGATAGTAGAGCAGGGTCAGGGCGCCGGCATAGAGATCCTGCTGTCTTGGCAGCAAGGGTGAGTCGAGGAACTTCTGCTTGAACGTCCGGTGTAGGCTGGTTACCGCACAGTCGCTGCTGAAGGCACCGTTGCAGATCTCCCTGGCCAGCAGTGTTTTCATCAAGTACTCACCGTTGCCGGTCGTGCAGGTAGCTATTGCCAGCTCGTCGGTATCGGTGGCCCAGCACCCGGCACCGTAAGTAGCCGCCTGCCCTACTCTTCCAGGAACTTTGAGTAAAATTCCTCCAGAACTACAGCCCGCTGCAGTGTTTCCGGCACCGTCCACACATACCGCACCCACGGTGTCCAAGGCGGCGGATAGTTCCACTTCGTTGCCGGGTTCAGGAACAGGTACAGGTTCTTCAGAAGGAGCCTTGCTCAACCTGCCCACCACCAAGTCATACTTGCTTTTATAGTGATTGAACTGGAATTTTGCCTTGGCGGAGATTAGCACAGAGGGCTCAACCATGGAGCAGCCCACCTCGTCGGCATACCGCTCTGCCCCACTGCCCGCCAGGATCATCGGTGGAATGCGCTCCAGGAGTTGTGGAGTTGCTTGGGCATCGCATATCCGGCGTGCCAGCTGGATAGGATTTTTGACACGACTGACATTTGTGCAGGCCCCAAAGTTAAGGTTGGATCCATCCATTATAGCGGCATCACACTGAACGGATCCGTCCATGCAGAGATTGGAGCCATAGCCGGCGTTAGTGTAGCCACAGTTTTCCAACCGTATGATGGCCGCCTCGCAGGCATCCACTGCTGTTCCGCCGTTCCGGAGGATGTCCGTGGCCCGGATACAGGCCTCCTTTATCACCCGCTGGTACTTTGTCTCATCGATGCAATTGCCAGCCCCTGAAAGACCGTTTGTCTACCATCAATCATCCGACCTGTCTGCCCAGTCGAGGGGATACAAACCTGTGTGCACCGCCACGAAGCCGGCCATGTTACCCTGTGCTTGTTGTTTATTCCGATGGTACTATTGTTGTTGTCTCGCTGCAGTCCGTGCGCTGTACGGCGTAAACAAATCGAATACGGATCAGTGCTACAGCCAGGCGGGAATGCAGAAATCATAACAAATAGTTTACCAAACGGATTTACGTTTTACAGATCTGGCCACACTGACTTTGAAATGCACAGTTTTCACTTACAATTCTTtcctaatatttattttgttaataAGGTGgatatttatagtttttattttataaaaataaagttaaatgttaaattttctACTTTCTGTTTCATAATATAAGTGTTCCAGCCCACATGCTAGATTAACCTTTTGTATCCTATATTGGTGCCCCTGAAAGGGGTGTATGTGTAATatgttaaatatattaataaaccTATAACAGCATTAGTAAATACCACTTTTTAAGAAgagagtttaaaaaaaaaaaagtgttataaTAACAATATTACGATCGATTAGATTCCGATAACGATTATTCTCGCTTTCGACACAACAAACATTTGGTATTCCCATACTTTCCCCGCCCTGGTCATACTGAATTTGTGATTTTttgcaaataaattttattcgcAGGTAAAGAAAGTACTTTACCTGTGCAATGTGTGCCATTTAATTATCCAAAACCCTTTCGCATCCACTCAATGTCGAAAAGAGTTCGAGTACACGCCCCCCAAATAAAGTGAAATGGAAAGAAAGTGATTTTTGCGACGAACAACTGTTTGTGTATTTGTACTTAGTGACGTGCGCTTGCTGCGCTGCTGCAGCGCTGCCTCCCCCGACTGCAACGCAAAAACGCAACAAAAGTTGGATAgctgattaaaaaaaaaatcggttTCAAATTAAAACCGAGTGAAATGGAGAAGTTTCCGCTGAAGGGCAGTCGAGAGGCGGCCGCCGAGGGCAACAACTACATAACCGCCTACCAAACAGTGATGAAAAAGGTACGAGTCATAAGTGATAAGCAGCTGGATCAACCCATCATCTATGCTCAAGTCCCATCATTACACATATCTTCCaacatttattgtttttatttgtttaaaaatacgtgatataaatcatttaatcCAAGCCAGAAGTTAAAATCCAAATTAATAGGTTTttagttaaatatttattcataaattaattaaaaaatatataaatataataaaaaaaatgccaaaaactaaagaaaagtgtataaaatataaattgtaatttaat of the Drosophila ananassae strain 14024-0371.13 chromosome 2R, ASM1763931v2, whole genome shotgun sequence genome contains:
- the LOC6493528 gene encoding threonine aspartase 1, which translates into the protein MAGFVAVHTGAGNCIDETKYQRVIKEACIRATDILRNGGTAVDACEAAIIRLENCGYTNAGYGSNLCMDGSVQCDAAIMDGSNLNFGACTNVSRVKNPIQLARRICDAQATPQLLERIPPMILAGSGAERYADEVGCSMVEPSVLISAKAKFQFNHYKSKYDLVVGRLSKAPSEEPVPVPEPGNEVELSAALDTVGAVCVDGAGNTAAGCSSGGILLKVPGRVGQAATYGAGCWATDTDELAIATCTTGNGEYLMKTLLAREICNGAFSSDCAVTSLHRTFKQKFLDSPLLPRQQDLYAGALTLLYYPSQSSGEVMWSHTTQSFCVGYMATTQKVPKFVHSPLPTYSVPGRSCVVNGHNFHLRI
- the LOC6506402 gene encoding putative protein TPRXL codes for the protein MQRIGVALALLACGLVLVEAQECLVCQTDNEVYCYNQTSYQFCSGSSLLGTIQNCPTGQVCSNSDDVCVDSTAISDTVLDVCGSSGGNGAECGDCSGGSKYVCVSQTQFARCISSAVSTVFDCATDEICSYSQYQSGNPICVPSCAADYLKLDPTCSNTEYTTTTTTAAPATTPSTTELAEACANAVPSSNPSYFYTRNYADSNCHSYIYCQRSGTDSWVTVFLTCKSNLYFDSTTNTCVTNWPASCSATTTSSSSSSTEESTSSSTESSSSSDSSSSSSSSTESSSTSSTDSSSSSSDSSSSSSSSSTESSSTASTDASSSTDDSSSSSDSSSSSSSSSTESSSTDSTA